In a single window of the Elaeis guineensis isolate ETL-2024a chromosome 4, EG11, whole genome shotgun sequence genome:
- the LOC105043141 gene encoding UDP-glycosyltransferase 92A1, whose translation MDREHLLLFPFMAQGHLIPFFNLAKLIEQRKRFAITIVNTPLNIAKLQSSLPPNSAIHLMELPFSSSEHGLPPNSENTDSLPLHLFTTFFQATETLRPAFEHLVSNIIQQQGHNRLCIVADMFFGWTVESAKKLGVFHSVFVTSGAYASAIIFSLWLHTPLLAESYDEVPLIDFPEVKIHHSQLINAIVSSDGMDPTTVFLRQQISLSFQSSELLLNTVEELEREGLRLLRNISRLPVWSIGPIASTVPSSDHISDSWMKFLDSNPPASVLYVSFGSQNAIPASQMMELALGLEAGGKPFIWVIRAPPREIEDGEDDRIVWLPEGFEDRITEKKQGFLVHGWAPQPEILSHPSTGAFLSHCGWNSVLESLSQGVPIIGWPLLGDQLFNSKMMEEEMGVCVEIARGRGADALRNGWKWVKEAIELVMGGTEEGREMRRKASKIREMMAGALKGSSFKAMENFLETAFSTTMNDLK comes from the coding sequence ATGGATAGGGAGCACCTTCTCTTGTTCCCCTTCATGGCCCAAGGCCACCTTATCCCTTTCTTCAACCTGGCAAAGTTGATCGAGCAAAGAAAGCGGTTCGCCATCACAATTGTAAACACTCCTCTCAACATCGCCAAGCTTCAGTCATCTCTTCCTCCAAACTCTGCCATCCATCTCATGGAGCTCCCCTTCTCCAGCTCTGAGCATGGTCTCCCGCCAAACTCCGAGAACACCGATTCCTTGCCTCTCCACCTCTTCACTACCTTCTTCCAAGCCACCGAGACCCTTCGGCCCGCTTTCGAGCACCTCGTCTCGAACATAATTCAGCAACAGGGGCACAATCGTCTCTGCATCGTAGCTGACATGTTCTTCGGTTGGACGGTGGAGAGCgcgaagaagctcggagtattcCACTCTGTGTTTGTCACCAGTGGAGCTTATGCCTCTGCCATCATCTTCTCCCTCTGGTTGCACACGCCCCTCCTTGCTGAATCCTATGATGAGGTTCCATTGATTGACTTCCCAGAAGTAAAAATTCACCACTCCCAGCTTATAAATGCAATCGTTTCGAGTGATGGGATGGACCCAACGACCGTTTTTTTGAGGCAGCAGATAAGCCTCAGTTTCCAGTCCAGTGAGCTTCTTCTGAACACCGTCGAGGAGCTCGAGAGGGAAGGATTGAGGCTCTTAAGGAATATCTCCAGACTTCCTGTTTGGTCCATTGGACCAATAGCGAGTACTGTTCCTTCTTCTGATCATATCAGTGATAGTTGGATGAAATTTCTGGATTCCAATCCACCTGCTTCGGTTCTCTATGTATCATTTGGCTCTCAGAACGCAATCCCAGCTTCACAAATGATGGAACTGGCACTGGGCTTGGAGGCAGGTGGGAAACCATTTATTTGGGTTATTAGAGCCCCCCCCCgcgagattgaagatggagaagatgataGAATCGTGTGGTTACCAGAAGGATTCGAAGATCGAATCACAGAGAAGAAGCAAGGATTCCTGGTGCATGGATGGGCACCTCAACCAGAAATTCTTTCGCATCCATCGACAGGTGCTTTTCTAAGCCACTGTGGTTGGAATTCAGTGCTCGAGAGCTTGAGTCAAGGCGTGCCGATCATCGGGTGGCCGCTGTTAGGCGATCAGCTATTCAATTCCAAGATGATGGAGGAAGAGATGGGTGTCTGTGTGGAAattgctagaggaaggggggctgatgcattgagaaatggatggaaatgGGTGAAGGAGGCGATTGAGTTGGTGATGGGAGGGACCGAGGAAGGAAGGGAGATGAGGAGGAAGGCAAGTAAGATCAGAGAGATGATGGCAGGAGCACTGAAGGGTTCTTCCTTCAAAGCCATGGAGAACTTCCTTGAGACAGCATTCTCAACGACGATGAATGATTTGAAGTAA